A window of the Nitrospiraceae bacterium genome harbors these coding sequences:
- a CDS encoding YtxH domain-containing protein: MKWMSSGCAIGTMAFVSGITLGIAAGLLWAPQSGKRTREDLHDLASDTLEQAEDWLDSTKETVDDFVKRGKAAVMGA, from the coding sequence ATGAAATGGATGTCTTCAGGATGCGCAATCGGGACTATGGCCTTTGTGTCCGGAATCACATTGGGAATCGCAGCCGGGCTCCTGTGGGCTCCGCAATCCGGGAAACGAACCAGAGAAGATCTGCATGATCTTGCCTCCGATACATTAGAGCAAGCCGAAGACTGGCTAGATAGTACCAAAGAAACCGTTGACGATTTTGTCAAACGAGGAAAAGCGGCCGTCATGGGCGCCTAA